In Strix uralensis isolate ZFMK-TIS-50842 chromosome 7, bStrUra1, whole genome shotgun sequence, the following proteins share a genomic window:
- the LOC141946238 gene encoding lipase member M-like translates to MWLLLVALCLAQGLGDVIPRTEVSHQNPEQFMNISQKICFHGYPSEEYNVLTEDGYFLSLNRIPHGKGDTGHSGSRLPVLIVHGFSLDGGDWVDNLPSNSLGFILADEGYDVWIGNNRGNSWSRRHLNLSVDQEEFWDFSFHEMAMYDLPAMVDFILRQTGQEKLFYVGHAQGNSVGFIAFSSMPHLAEKIKLFFAMAPLYTFHHVKGPVLKLAFLPDVVLKAIFGTKQLTLVGRKERAILAKLCSNLLTAEICENEIFIIGGYNKNLNVSRLDVYLAHFPDYTSVKTLLHWGQTAKTGDFKQFDYGEKNQEKYHQATPPFYRIEDMTVPIALWSGGQDWVNPPLETQRLLPRITNLVRHEHFPDWNHFDHHWGLDAPQRMYRQIVALMAQNL, encoded by the exons ATGTGGCTGCTGTTGGTGGCCCTGTGCTTGGCCCAGGGGCTGGGCGATGTCATCCCACGCACCGAAGTGAGCCACCAAAACCCTGAGCAGTTCATGAACATC agccagaaGATCTGTTTCCACGGGTATCCCAGCGAGGAGTACAACGTGCTGACGGAGGATGGTTACTTCCTCAGCCTCAACCGCATTCCCCACGGCAAGGGGGACACTGGTCACTCAG gaTCCAGGTTACCCGTGTTGATAGTGCACGGGTTCAGTTTAGACGGTGGTGACTGGGTGGACAACCTCCCCAGCAACAGCCTGGGCTTCATCCTTGCAGACGAGGGGTATGATGTCTGGATTGGAAACAACCGGGGCAACAGCTGGTCTCGCCGGCACCTGAACCTTTCTGTCGACCAAGAGGAGTTTTGGGATTTCAG CTTCCATGAGATGGCCATGTATGACCTCCCTGCCATGGTGGACTTCATCCTAAGGCAAACTGGGCAGGAGAAACTGTTCTATGTCGGCCATGCTCAGGGCAACTCTGTGG GTTTTATAGCGTTTTCGAGCATGCCACACCTGGCTGAGAAAATCAAACTCTTCTTTGCGATGGCTCCTCTCTACACCTTTCATCATGTCAAAGGCCCTGTGCTAAAGTTAGCATTTTTACCAGATGTGGTGCTGAAG GCAATATTTGGAACAAAGCAGCTGACtttggtggggaggaaggagagagccATCCTTGCAAAGTTATGCAGCAACCTACTAACAGCTGAAATCTGTGAAAATGAGATCTTCATTATTGGCGGGTACAACAAGAACTTGAATGTG AGCCGACTGGATGTGTACCTAGCTCATTTTCCAGACTATACATCAGTAAAAACTCTTCTCCATTGGGGACAG ACTGCCAAAACTGGGGATTTCAAGCAGTTTGACTATGGGGAGAAGAACCAGGAGAAGTACCACCAG GCTACCCCTCCCTTTTACAGGATAGAAGACATGACGGTGCCAATCGCCCTGTGGAGTGGTGGGCAGGATTGGGTGAATCCCCCTCTGGAGACCCAGCGCTTACTCCCCCGCATCACCAACCTCGTTCGTCACGAGCACTTCCCTGACTGGAACCACTTCGACCACCACTGGGGTCTGGATGCCCCCCAGCGCATGTACAGGCAGATTGTTGCTCTAATGGCGCAAAATCTATGA